In Ciconia boyciana chromosome 1, ASM3463844v1, whole genome shotgun sequence, the genomic stretch tgtACTTCTTAGTGGCAGCATCTACATAACAtcaatacaaaattttaaattatacagttttgtcgtggtttagccaTGTGGTTtagtttggatcaaccatcctggctctgtcccctcccagcttcttctgcacctggcagagcatgggaagctgaaaagtccttgactagtgcagcaacaactaaaacatctctgtattatcaacactgttttcagcacaaatccaaaacatagccccacaccagccactatagagaaaattaactctatctcagctgaaaccaggacaagtttCAACAGAGATACCTTCTCACATCTATGTTTCTAAACCACTTATTAAAGAGGGACAGCGTTACAAACAAATCCATCTGCTGTGATACCACTGTTCTCCACATTCATTACAAATAACGTAAGTCAACATTTGTTCATCTGGATTTGTGTTTCGCATCCAACCTGGAAGAAAGAGAGTTCCTCTGGCGATCATAGTGACAGTGCAGTTAAATTTTTCACAGCGCCTacactttattttgtttgtctgtgtGCCATTAATAACTTGTGGAAGCTGATGTTCCTGAACAGATGATTCTGTGTACAGAGCCCTGAGCTGTTTCAGTTCATCACTGGCCATTTCCATCACCGTCATCTCAGCAAAAGCCTTTGGACTCAACGCCCCTGAAAAAAGGTTATGTTTTAAGTGGCAACTTTTAGGGTTCTTCAGGTTAGAGATTTTGCTTCTGATGcaatttttatactttttgtcatttttagcATGAAGAGCAAAAATATGTTCTTCAATTTGTTTAGATAGCTCTAGCCATTTAtcagtttcttctttgtctttggCAGAACCAGTCAAAGCTTTAGAAAGAAGATCCGTACATTTACACCTCAGAGCTCTCATCGGATCCTGCTGCAGACTTGCTTCATTAACAAGAGGTTTAGAATCTTCATTATCAGCGTGTTGTTCCTCAAACGAAGAAAGCTGATTCATGCTGCCTTCTATGTCCTTACGTACcacatttttaacagtttgcGATGGGACCAAAATTTTAGAACTAGAAGCATCTAATGCCTCCTGCTGACATGGTCCTTCAGACAGTGACTGCCCTTTAGGAACCACACTGAGATGTTCAATTTCCTCTTTCACATACACAGAAACTGACTTTTTCACTTGCATTGACTGACCACAGTTATTCTTGTAAAGTGCTTTCCACCTTGATAAtaactgctttgctttctttttcaactCTACTGAAGGGCAGCTCTTGAGTACTCTGTATACAGCCTTGGCAACTTCTGTCCCCTGAAGATAGTCTATAGTCATATCAACATCTTCAAGTTCTTTAAGATGATCCTCAATATCTTGGAAATTGTTCTCAGACAGTAGCTTTTCAATACAATGGGCTCTGTGTACAATATTTTTCTggtcagatatttttaaacctgaaagtgaaaaaatgtttagcaTATTTATTGCAGTTATgacattaattaattttctgtatattctcataaggttttctttttattttatgttattttacaCTGTTTTATTTGTATACATCACTGGTTCTGCCAGATTTTCCTTCAAATGGTGTACAGTAGAGTTAGTGgagcaaatgcaaaatgcagaggAGCCTGGGTCCTGGAAAAATGCAAGCGGGTGCGCTAGTCTAACTCATGCAAGGAAAATACTGTCGGAAAGGAGAGCCCACAGGGACTTCTGCTGGGATAGggttaacatttaaaaagtagGGTatgacattaatttttaaggaaaagcagAGTGTCTTGCCAAAAACCACACTAACAAAGACACTGCTagcataataaaaatgtttgtcgTACTTGGTTTTCTATGCATGCACACCACAACAGAAGTTCACAGGGAGATTCTCAACTACTACAAGAAGGTAGGTAACTACACAACCACTCTACTGTATGAGATTACAGGTAGACTTTGCAGTGTTTGTGCATTAGTAGACTCTAGTACCACTGGACTACCAAGAAGCAACGAGTtctgaaattcagcatttttcacCAAAAGCACCAGATGACCACCCGTTGATGTTTGAAATCTAGACACTATTATCAAATGATAAgctttccaaaaaataaaaaggaggctTTATAGGCAACATATTCCCCCCTCCTCACACATAcagagaaacaataaaaatattagtagGGTTTTTACAGTATTGGTATCAACAAATTGAATTTAATAAgaatgctgttttcagaaaatcagtttgtttttctATCACAGAAATTTAAAGTCTATTAAAAACCATGTCTGGGACTTTCTGCTATAACATGTATTTGAATAACATAATGATCTCACACTGCTGAATACATTCTGGAATCGCTTCCCCATAACCTCCAATGGCAGATTTGTAAGTAAACACTGCACGAATTTAATCTGAAAGTTGCAATGACATGGAAGTTTACTACAAGACTCCAAACCCAGGTAGATAATTGCTGTCATCTTTCCAGAATGCATATACAAAATAACCCTCCTCAGGAAAACTGACTTATGTCTCAACTTTTGGGAACCTATATATAaacctctttttccatttttcagttttcaagcaTCTGACTACAAATGAACTCAGTACAAGTTGCAATGATacagaataatagaaaaatcaaagcaggtCCAAAAACTCCACATTGTAAGGTGCTTTTTTGGTTGCTGGTTTTTGGGGGTTGtatgtttggttggtttttgtttttttaaaatcagtcatTCCTGCAACTATACCCTAACTTACCAAGATTTTTTGACAAATCCTTATAATAAATGCTGAGATGTTTGGCtatctgtggttttatttttaataaaatctgcaAATTTCCACTTGGTTTCTCATAGCATACCCTttagttaaaattaaatacataggTTTGGCATTAGAAGACTAATTTGGAGTAGGGACCAATGTGTAGCACAGCTATGTTTTTCAcaaatttgtttggttttgccagTGTCATGTATATGTTGTAGCCTGTATAATGGAGAAACATTGATACATGCAGAAATTAGACATATGCATTAAGAATGACCCATAAACCATAAAAAGTTAGAAAGGTTAGGAAAACTTGCACACTCACGTTGTTTTAGTTAATAATAACTTCTACAGCAGACAGGTGAGATACCTGTGaattgttttttggttttgttttttttttcatttcagacttTTTCCTCAAGCCCTTGTtacttcaaaagaataaaattaaccAGCTAATGTGGGCATGGTATCTGATCAAAAACCACTGACCTAAATGACTTTTTCAAACACCTGGTGGAGATGTCAGAGTCAGGCCTTTTGAGGAACTTTTATATGTCACCGTAACTTGATATTGGGGATTTCCTCAATTACTAAACAGTAAGTAGCAGAACACATTTTATTGGGAACTGCAAAGCGAAGGTTTAGGGCTACTCTGCAGCAAGTTTAAGTAAGTGAGCCTGACATAACTCAGTGCATCTTAAGCCCAAAACGCCATTCTGGTTCCTACATGACCCTCAACCTTTCACTTGCTATGCAAGAGATGATGTTATAACTCTTCCAAAAGTTTCTCTTTATAGCTGCTAACAGAGAAGCAAGCTGGACTAGTAAACTTTTAACTGAGGTCCCCACTGCTGCCCTTTCCCTTGCTAGCTCTGGCATCATATTACAGTTTGAGTATCAAGGCAGGGCAGCTCAAAAATAGTGACACCTgcaaaacaatttcaaaactGCAACATCTACAAACTCCTAATTGCTGTTTTTGGAAATTCTTAAAAGTTAGACACATCCCTCTATATCCTAAAAAGTACCTATTTTCTTACAGCCGTAGCATTATTAAAGCATGCTCCCATATACTCTTATGcgttaaatgaaaagaaaaaggggattTCAGAATGCACTCTCATGGCTTGAATAAGATTTCCTTGTGATTCCTTTTTACCAAGCCCTTTGACCAAAGAATGCTCAGTGCAATGCAATGTGCAAATTTACACACAAAAAGAGTTAATACTACTAACATTATTCTCCTGTTTGCTGAAAAGGAGAATTAAATGTAGAATGCAGAATTGAATGGTGTGTTATGAGTGTTAAGTGTTCCTCTTTTCTTGTGAGTTAGTCTTCTAAATTTGTGCACGAAACCAgttttttctgaagttgcaTATATCCTGATTCTACTCTAGACAAAGTCATCTGCCTCATAGAGATTGACGCAAGGCTAGACACACATGTCCATGTTTAAAGGAACTCATAAGCAGATTTCTTGCACCATCACTGTTTCCATGATGAAATCGCCTGAGaatgggggaagaggaaggacaaGTGATACAGCTGGGTAATTTGCATGCTCTGATGCTTTCTATGACCACCATCCCAGCTAACTTGTTTCCTGCATGACAGAAGTAAGTTCAAACTTTAGGTAGGGCCTCAGAGctccacaaaagaaaaggacagagaaagagagagcatAAACCTTCATCCATTTCTATAATCCTAAACCACTGACAAATCTGACCTCCACAGCGAATGACCTCTGCATTCACTTAACCTGTATTTAAACAGCTCATTCTTGTCTGACATTTCGAAGACCTGCAAAACCTCAATAATCGCCACTACAGAAACTGATTTACTACTCAAGAAGTTTCAGAATCAGAGAAACAGGATGCATTTTCCAAATACTTAAGTTGAACTCTATGCATCATCATACTGAAAAGCACGTATAATTGCATCCTCGCTCATCTGTTCTGCTGCAGGAACATGCAGAGGCTGTGAAAGTGGAAAGAGGTATTTTCTTATGTAGGGCAGCCATCACTACAGCAGGACGGTTCCCTGTCTCCTGAACACTAAGTAGCTGACATTAGAAAATGATGATCTGCTGGCGCTTACCGTTTTTCATGCAATCTAGGGCAGAGTTGGTGACAGTTATATGCTCAGCCAGTATGACTGCCCTGTGCCTTAGAATCAGTTCTGCTCCTTCCAACATACTCCACTTCAAACgtcattttcttcagttcttctaCCTATCTGTGCATGTATCGTATTATGCTACACATACCATAAAATATACTTACCCAAATGAAAGATGACTTCATGAATTTAGTACACAGGACTATGGACATGCAAAGAAATTACTACACACAAAGTGCCTGTTGATTATTTGCCCATGCATATACTTCTACCCTGCGACAAAGGTGAGTTATTTTGATCTTTCAATTGAGGACTATGCTTCACAGAAGTTTTCCTCTCTAATATTGCAGGGTGAGGATCTGTACGTAAGAAATGGTGCATAAAGGCCATGGATATTATCTGCTTTACGATAGTGCTTCTTGCTCATGGTTATCCACCTGACCCTAGGCAGTGCCCAGGGCGGCAAGGTGAAGACATGCCCATTTCTGTGGCCAATCTCACACAAGAAAATTATACGGCTGAAAAAGATTTCTTTGGCTCCACAGCTATGAGTGGGCATTGGCAGCTGAGGTGACTAACACAAAGCCTCTGAGGGGAGCTGGAGCTCATGCGTTGGCATTTGCAGCGAGAAGGAAGCCATCCTGCCACACACTCACGGTGAATTACTTTACACTTACCGGACACCTACAGCTACTGAGAGGGAGCTGACATATGCTAACTCATCACCCCACActaagatgctttttttctaataggCAGATCTAAGACaacctgttttggtttttttttaaccctctaCCAGATATATAAAAGGCTGGTTTAGATTGGATTAAATGCAGTATATATGTTCTACCTTAGGACTTTTTTCACACGTGTGCTaaggcaataaattaaattattagaaattTTAAGATCTTCTTAGTCATGCATTGACTTTTTCAAGTTTATGCAACATTAAATTCAAGTACATAAATGTTATGGCAGCAGTTAAAtaagcaaactgaaaacagaatatgGACATCAAAAcatgaataattattttaaaataattttggaaattcaACCACCTAACAGACTACTCACATTTAAGTCAAAACAATCACTTCTAGGGGAATGCTTTCCTCAACATGTACAACATATAGCAAAGAGGTAAGACTGAATGACTCCCTTCAAACTTATTAAGCAAAGCTAGataaaagtaacagaaaaaataagtcaTCAAAAATACATCACAAGAACAGAACCAAATCCATAATTAATTACTTCAATGGAGTGGGATATTCACTGGTAACTGGCAGAAGCACAAGAAACAGCCAGCAGAGAAACCAGTAAATAAAGCTAATAAACATGTCTATCAGTGACAACAGAGAGCTTTCCCTGGGGAAAGCATTCTTGGAATGCCACTGGCTTTGTTGTGTACCTAGTTTGCAAAGGATTTTAAGGTCCTTCAGGATGAAAAGTAATATATACATCTGAAATACTATGCTAACTACTCAATCATTAAATTTAATCTCAGCTTCCAAATTAAAAGGCAgtgtggtaaaaaaaaaaaaaaaaggttttttctgcatttgttgcCCTATAAGTCAAGCAAGGACTGGATTTATCACCAAGGTTGACAGAGACCATTATTTTACAGGATCAGAAATTAAACAGAGATTCCTGAACTTATAAAGAACATATAAGGTTATGAAATGGTTCCTTTCACTACTGCTGGCTTCCTTCAAAGGATGAGGCAGAGCTCTTCTTTAATACTGGGAATACTGCGTAGCATTTCATATTAAGTCTGGATGTCAAGAACCTCCTCTGCTTCTCTAATCAAGGCACAACATGATTTCCTCGGACAACTgtagaaaacatgtttttcatgttcttATAGGGAGAAACAAGAAACTACTGATGCAGTGGTAATACCCGAGTGTATTTTCTAGCTGAAGTTCACTGGGAACCTAAGTATAGCAAGCTTGAGTTCTTTCGTGCTCAGAATCCTGGTCCTTGAACTCCGATATTTCTGCTGTAAATCAGGGGTTTGCTGTTTGTGGAATGATGGCAAGACAGCTGACAGATCTCTGACTGCTCACTGACAAGGGATTTTTGAGTTTTCTGCTGTGTCAGATAAGCAAAATCATTGATTGAAATAAGCgttatttcaaaaaaaattagagaaattaGAGTTTAAAACAACTCTAGGTAGTCTATAATATTTATCATTCTCTCTAGTTCTCAGATGACAAAAGTGAGGCCTACAGGGTGAAATAACCTGCTCAAGCTGGTTCAGTAGGTCAGATGCAGAACAAAGACCACAATCATAACCCTTTAACCCACAGCTCTACTTCTCTGATAACCGCCCAGTCCTAAGCAGCTGTTCATAATGTTcaacgggggggggggcggggggggagggacaGAACAAAGAGGAAGTTGGGGGAAGCCTCAAAACTTTCTCAAGAGAAAGCAAGTGTTTCACAGAAACCAAGCTCCAATTCCAAATGGGAAATTATTGTACCACTTGAGGGAGCTGTAGTATAGCAAACCCATGGAGTCTTGTGAAATGTGCATAATGAGAAACTCCAACCtcttaagaaaaaagataaaactatTTCCCTGTGACCTTTAGGAGACTTCACATTTTTAGGGCACCTGTTTGCCTGCATTTGGCAAAAAACCCCTGTAAGTCCAAAGGTGCTGAGATACAGACAGGAGGGAAAGGGTGCGTCCCTTATCCAGTCACTGTCCTGTACTTTGCTCTTTcattcaacattttttaaatttggaattCAACCACATTTCTACCTGATTTAATGCTATGTGGCAAATGCTGCTgaacaaatatttgtaaaattaacTGAATCGTACTCAGTCAGCACTGTTCTGCTGTCTTCCTCGTTCCAAGAGGTAAGAAATccaagaaaaaggattttttttcttaagttattAAATGAATCACGCATTTTTGTTATTGTAGAGATGCAAGAACAAAAGTACAAATGATAGCATCACAGTTTTGTGCAGTACAAAATAAACATCCTCATCCCTCCTACAGCTACACAAGGGATTTCCATCCTGCTTAACTTTTAGCAATGCATGAGAACATCTGTTTGAATTCCAAGTGTCTATTGAAGGTTACAAGGTAGAGATTGACTCGTATTTACAATGAGACTCTGTAATGTTGTGCTGATGAGGTACTTTCTTGCCAAATCATTAGAAGCTCTCACACTGACTGCATGGTATAATGAGTCACTTGAGTATACAAGACTAAATGATGGTGATCAATAGAAATCTTGACAGTCAAGTTTgctgctaaggaaaaaaagatcaggCTACCTCAGGTTTAAAATATGGTCATCCTGTAATAATACCAAGTTGAATCAGgacttttttaaacagtaaaatgactaagcaggagaaaacaaacaaacaaaaaaccccagcctgAGACATTTGGTGCTAACTGCAAAGCCTGGGAAAAACATTGCCCCCCCCAAACCATTTGGGGTAAATGCCTTGTCTCTGCTATACGCCTTATCTGGTGCAAAGCCATAGTCTATTTTGCCTTAGTACAGCTAACTCCCACTGATAAACCAAGACAAACTCAGAATGCATCCAAGTAAGTCTTGGAAGGGTATAGATGGCTGAACACCActcctcttctccctcatcCCAACCTCTGATGTagaccattttttttctccaaggaGTTCTAtgtaatcagaaaaaaatccagaccaCAGCCAAGATAAAGACCAGAAGAAGCCAAGTACTCCTAACGGTGTAATAAAAGTTCTGCCAAGAATGTGGTTAATGCTATAGCAGAGATGGTGCATAGCACAGTCCTGGAAACACCAGATTTCTTGCTTTGGGCAACCTAAATTCCatataaacaatgaaaatgatCAAATGCTATTTTGAACTCAGAGCCTAAGAGGAAATCAGAGAATTCTCACAGCCAGCCTCCAGAACCCAAAACATTCCTTCATCCTGTCTACAGTGGGAGAGCGGTCATCAAAGATGTCACCAATAAATCATTTTTCAGGGCTTTTATTTCATCTTGGCAAAAATCAGAGCTCTTCCTGCCTCTCAGCAGGACTGCCTCCCACCCCTAAAAATTTCTGAACTATACAGAATAGCCATATGAATAAATCTAAGGGAATACAATAACAGCTGAGACAATACAATGGTACTATTGCCAGATGCCCATGACCACTGACACCTCACTGACCAAGAGAGTCACTTCTCGGTCAAAGATCCACAAGCAGTGGAGTACATAAGCTCAGGATTACTGCAAAACCATTCCCCAAAAATCTCTACCTCACTTGCAGAATGCAATCACTGTAGTGCCAGaggaaaaatgcatcttttattCTGCACACAACAGAACAGAGCCACAGTGAGCAAGAAAAGGTAAATTAAGTAAGAATACTACGTAAAACATTGTTTCAAGAAATTTTCCAGGATAACATCTGGTGAAAGAGTATGTGCATAATGGAAAGTAGTATGATAGAGCAATAGCTTTGTTCTGCATTATTAATATCAGTGACTGCTTGAACTACAGCGCTCTTAACTAATCTGGAGCTATACTGTCTCTACCCTGTGTTTCTCTCACTGGAACCATTCTCCCACAGGTTTCTTCCCGAGAGAGGGAGTTTGCaggggagagagggcagagTACATTGCATTCATGTGAGGACGCACACAGTTGCATCCTTTAAAGGCAAATTtttaatcctgatttggagTTGCTTCTCCTAGAGCtcccatttttaattaaaatagaattcttatttccttaaaaaaaatcaatagacTGCataattgtgctggttttggctgagatagagtaaattttcttcatagtagctagtatggggctatgttttgaatttgtgctgaaaagagtgttgataacacagggatgtttttgttattgctgagcagtgcttacacagagccaaggccttttctgcctctccccccaccccaccaccaagtaggctgggggtgcacaagaagctgggaggggacacagcggggacagctgaccccaactgaccaaagggctattccataccatatgatgtcatgctcagcatgtaaagctgggggaagaaggaggaagggggagatgttcggagtgatggcatttgtcttcccaaggaactgtttcgcgtgatggagccctgctttcctggagatggctgaacacctgcctgccgatgtGAAGCagtgaattccttgctttgcttgtgtgcgtggcttttgctttccgtattaaactgtctttatctcaacccacgagttttctcactcctaccctcctgcttctctccccatccTATTGTGgtgggagtgagcaagcggccatgtggtgcttagttgctggctgggggttaaaccacaacaataatGAAGTCACCAAGCCTCAGGGATCAACCCCAAAGTAGAGTTGTCAGCACATTTTTCTAAGAAGATCAAATAAACATGCATGGATTTAATGAGATAGGAAAAGCTGTTGCCCTTACCAGACTGCTTAGCCACTGGCTTTGTTTGACCTCAGTATATAAGCTGGAGCTCAGGAAAAGACTCAAAATATTACAGCTACACCAGACGAATAACACCTCTGACTTGTCTCACGACAAAAAGTAGCTGAGAAAATTCTTTATGAATTGAACAGCTACAGCTGTTTTGAGTTCTAGGAGCTCCAGCTGCTGTGACAGTGGACACACACGTCCCAGAAGAGATGTTACCTTGCTAACGGTTTAATAATCTAGTTTAGAATTAAACTGATTCTCACTGGAAGATATTTTAGCTTTTCCTGTATCTTGTCTGCCTTACCCATGTTAATTTTTCTACTGAACTGACTGGTTATCTGAGTTAGACAAACACCTTAAACCCTGAAAAGGTTACAAGTAATGCATTACTCCACTGATTTGAAATCTTTATTTCTATTGATATGgttgatgtttttaataaaatacttccaaggagttaaaaaaaaagatagaattTAGTTTTAACAAGTTACAGATTGCAAGTAGCAAGTGGAGGTACTAGCTAATCTCTTCCACAACAGGATAGCTATACAGACTCACAATACCTTCTAATACACTATGATTCAATGGCGcaataataaaatgtatatatagtTCAGAGAGATTTGTCATTAacagtttcatttgaaattatgTATAAATAATGTGTGattctctttgctttaaaatttgcaccatttcaaataaagaaacacTTACATGGTTTCTCTAATCTACAACCAGATGATTTTTCAGTATTAACTAACTTTATTGAAAATCATGCTTTCAAGTTTGGGCACAAGGTCACACAAATTTTCCATGGGGCTCTCTggtttttcaaatttttacGACGAAGCCTT encodes the following:
- the TCEANC gene encoding transcription elongation factor A N-terminal and central domain-containing protein isoform X1; the protein is MAAARSGAEQEEGGRRHVEARCGGLKISDQKNIVHRAHCIEKLLSENNFQDIEDHLKELEDVDMTIDYLQGTEVAKAVYRVLKSCPSVELKKKAKQLLSRWKALYKNNCGQSMQVKKSVSVYVKEEIEHLSVVPKGQSLSEGPCQQEALDASSSKILVPSQTVKNVVRKDIEGSMNQLSSFEEQHADNEDSKPLVNEASLQQDPMRALRCKCTDLLSKALTGSAKDKEETDKWLELSKQIEEHIFALHAKNDKKYKNCIRSKISNLKNPKSCHLKHNLFSGALSPKAFAEMTVMEMASDELKQLRALYTESSVQEHQLPQVINGTQTNKIKCRRCEKFNCTVTMIARGTLFLPGWMRNTNPDEQMLTYVICNECGEQWYHSRWICL
- the TCEANC gene encoding transcription elongation factor A N-terminal and central domain-containing protein isoform X2, which encodes MTIDYLQGTEVAKAVYRVLKSCPSVELKKKAKQLLSRWKALYKNNCGQSMQVKKSVSVYVKEEIEHLSVVPKGQSLSEGPCQQEALDASSSKILVPSQTVKNVVRKDIEGSMNQLSSFEEQHADNEDSKPLVNEASLQQDPMRALRCKCTDLLSKALTGSAKDKEETDKWLELSKQIEEHIFALHAKNDKKYKNCIRSKISNLKNPKSCHLKHNLFSGALSPKAFAEMTVMEMASDELKQLRALYTESSVQEHQLPQVINGTQTNKIKCRRCEKFNCTVTMIARGTLFLPGWMRNTNPDEQMLTYVICNECGEQWYHSRWICL